A window of the Streptomyces sp. NBC_01351 genome harbors these coding sequences:
- a CDS encoding DUF6397 family protein, which yields MMQMESVLPQVMPQALPQPQTVSQQDVPVGSVRAASELGLSRSEFARAVQLGIVRAGPPARGGAARYARAELERVRSAESRPGAVWPEALRERVETVAGAAAAARALGVGPSRFTRLARCGHLTPVGYRINRYRAVVWLYLAAELREFAAREPAALRGAAPPGDRELMAAKADLRPRKWRGRHVGLLLRRTADPWERAAVLACVLPERELREAVPDRAERTVLDALAPPPPYGHPQVPAAAAVALRLLEADRPEEIHWYRTSLDFALTGARGQSQPGQSRSGGSQPGQSNSTGERGPT from the coding sequence ATGATGCAGATGGAGAGCGTGCTGCCGCAGGTAATGCCGCAGGCGCTGCCGCAGCCGCAGACAGTGTCGCAGCAGGACGTGCCGGTGGGGAGTGTGCGGGCTGCCAGTGAACTGGGGCTGAGCCGGAGCGAGTTCGCCAGGGCCGTCCAATTGGGGATCGTGCGCGCCGGGCCGCCGGCGCGTGGTGGGGCCGCGCGTTACGCGCGGGCCGAGCTGGAGCGGGTCAGGTCGGCGGAGTCCCGGCCGGGCGCTGTCTGGCCGGAGGCGCTCCGCGAGCGGGTCGAGACCGTGGCCGGAGCGGCGGCCGCGGCGCGGGCGCTGGGAGTCGGCCCGAGCCGGTTCACCCGGCTCGCGCGCTGCGGGCACCTCACCCCGGTCGGCTACCGGATCAACCGCTACCGGGCCGTGGTGTGGCTCTATCTGGCCGCGGAGCTCAGGGAGTTCGCCGCCCGGGAGCCGGCCGCTCTGCGCGGGGCCGCGCCACCGGGGGACCGGGAGCTGATGGCGGCCAAGGCGGACCTGCGCCCCCGGAAGTGGCGCGGGCGGCACGTCGGGCTGCTGCTGAGACGGACGGCCGACCCGTGGGAGCGGGCCGCGGTACTGGCCTGCGTACTCCCGGAGCGTGAGCTGCGGGAGGCGGTGCCCGACCGGGCGGAGCGGACCGTGCTGGACGCCCTCGCCCCGCCGCCGCCCTACGGGCATCCGCAGGTCCCGGCGGCCGCGGCGGTGGCACTGAGACTGCTCGAGGCCGATCGGCCGGAGGAGATCCACTGGTACCGCACCAGCCTGGACTTCGCCCTCACCGGAGCGCGCGGCCAGTCGCAGCCCGGGCAGTCACGGTCCGGCGGATCGCAGCCCGGTCAGTCGAACTCGACGGGGGAGAGGGGGCCGACGTAG